A window of the Roseofilum capinflatum BLCC-M114 genome harbors these coding sequences:
- a CDS encoding Uma2 family endonuclease — protein MVSVHPQIEYPESDGLPLADNTIQFRYITTIQGGLDALYADDPNVFIAGDLLWYPVEGDNQTRMAPDVMVALGRPKGDRRSYRQWEENNIAPQVVFEIASRSNTLKELEEKKLKFYNRYGVQEYYLFDPDRVKLKGWIRQPQGELLPIASMQNWVSPLLKVRFELTEAGELQLYTPTGERFATYVEAIARVRNTVLELEQKDLELEQEQERSQEIQEALQREREQLQQERERNQQLEQAQRKAIAPLAAMGLDAEAIANILSLPVETVQDYLQ, from the coding sequence ATGGTTTCAGTTCATCCCCAAATTGAGTATCCAGAAAGCGACGGGTTACCCTTGGCTGACAATACGATTCAGTTTCGCTACATTACCACCATCCAAGGAGGGCTAGATGCTCTCTATGCCGACGATCCGAATGTGTTTATCGCTGGTGATTTGCTTTGGTATCCCGTAGAAGGGGATAATCAAACGCGCATGGCTCCAGATGTAATGGTGGCATTGGGTAGACCGAAAGGCGATCGCCGCTCCTATCGACAATGGGAAGAAAATAATATAGCTCCCCAAGTGGTATTTGAAATTGCCTCGCGCAGTAACACGCTCAAAGAGTTGGAAGAGAAAAAGCTGAAGTTTTACAACCGTTACGGAGTGCAAGAGTATTATCTGTTTGACCCGGATCGAGTAAAACTTAAAGGATGGATACGCCAGCCACAAGGAGAATTATTGCCCATTGCGTCAATGCAAAATTGGGTGAGTCCCTTATTAAAGGTGCGCTTTGAGCTAACGGAAGCGGGGGAATTGCAATTGTATACTCCCACGGGGGAACGATTTGCGACCTATGTAGAGGCGATCGCACGGGTACGGAATACGGTGCTAGAACTCGAACAAAAAGACCTAGAACTTGAACAAGAACAGGAACGCTCTCAGGAAATTCAAGAGGCACTACAACGGGAACGGGAGCAACTGCAACAAGAGCGAGAAAGGAATCAACAGTTAGAACAAGCCCAGCGTAAGGCGATCGCCCCC
- a CDS encoding Uma2 family endonuclease: MVSVHPQIEYPESDGLPLADNTIQFRYITTIQGGLDALYADDPNVFIAGDLLWYPVEGDNQTRMAPDVMVALGRPKGDRRSYRQWEENNIAPQVVFEIASRSNTLKELEEKKLKFYNRYGVQEYYLFDPDRVKLKGWIRQPQGELLPIASMQNWVSPLLKVRFELTEAGELQLYTPTGERFATYVEAIARVRNTVLELEQEQERSQQALLELQQERERIQQLEQAQRQAIAPLAAMGLDAEAIANILSLPVETVQDYLQ, translated from the coding sequence CAATACGATTCAGTTTCGCTACATTACCACCATCCAAGGAGGGCTAGATGCTCTCTATGCCGACGATCCGAATGTGTTTATCGCTGGTGATTTGCTTTGGTATCCCGTAGAAGGGGATAATCAAACGCGCATGGCTCCAGATGTAATGGTGGCATTGGGTAGACCGAAAGGCGATCGCCGCTCCTATCGACAATGGGAAGAAAATAATATAGCTCCCCAAGTGGTATTTGAAATTGCCTCGCGCAGTAACACGCTCAAAGAGTTGGAAGAGAAAAAGCTGAAGTTTTACAACCGTTACGGAGTGCAAGAGTATTATCTGTTTGACCCGGATCGAGTAAAACTTAAAGGATGGATACGCCAGCCACAAGGAGAATTATTGCCCATTGCGTCAATGCAAAATTGGGTGAGTCCCTTATTAAAGGTGCGCTTTGAGCTAACGGAAGCGGGGGAATTGCAATTGTATACTCCCACGGGGGAGCGGTTTGCGACTTATGTAGAGGCGATCGCACGGGTACGGAATACGGTGCTAGAACTCGAACAAGAACAGGAACGCTCTCAGCAAGCTCTTTTAGAACTGCAACAAGAACGGGAAAGAATTCAACAGTTAGAACAAGCCCAACGTCAGGCGATCGCCCCGTTAGCAGCAATGGGACTTGATGCCGAGGCGATCGCCAACATCCTATCCTTACCTGTAGAAACCGTGCAAGATTATCTGCAATAA